From the Microplitis mediator isolate UGA2020A chromosome 6, iyMicMedi2.1, whole genome shotgun sequence genome, one window contains:
- the LOC130669861 gene encoding mRNA turnover protein 4 homolog translates to MPKSKRDKKISLTKTSKKGKALKEHIINDVRNCVEKYDRIFVFAVHNMRNNKLKDLREEWVDSRFFFGKNKIIAVGMGKTPEEEIADGIHKLANGLHGQCGLLFTNKSKSKVISWMNSYQEVEYARAGFIVPDTIVIHEGPLPDFSHAIEPHLRQLGMPTALKKGVVTLIKDYEVCKKGQPLTPEQAKILKLFGMQLATFKLVPLGFYSKKKGYQQIKTNDDNNGNVEEDMETEIVNET, encoded by the exons atgccGAAATCAAAAAGGGATAAGAAAA TTTCTCTTACAAAAACAAGTAAAAAAGGTAAAGCATTAAAAGAACATATTATAAATGATGTAAGAaattgtgttgaaaaatatGACCGTATATTTGTATTTGCTGTACACAATATGCGTAATAATAAGTTGAAAGATTTGAGAGAAGAATGGGTAgacagtagatttttttttggtaaaaataaaataattgctgTCGGTATGGGTAAAACACCAGAGGAAGAAATTGCAGATGGTATCCATAAACTTGCAAATGGTTTACACGGACAATGTGGTTTATTGTTTACAAATAAATCTAAAAGCAAG gTCATAAGCTGGATGAATAGTTATCAAGAAGTTGAGTATGCTAGAGCAGGATTTATTGTTCCTGATACAATAGTAATACATGAAGGACCTTTACCTGATTTTTCGCATGCCATTGAGCCTCATCTAAGACAACTTGGTATGCCAACGGCATTAAAAAAAGGAGTTGTTACATTGATAAAAGACTATGAAGTTTGTAAAAAAGGACAACCGCTTACTCCAGAACAAGCAAAAATATTA AAACTTTTTGGTATGCAATTGGCAACATTCAAATTAGTTCCACTTGGATTCTATTCAAAAAAGAAAGGAtatcaacaaataaaaactaacGATGATAATAACGGTAACGTGGAAGAAGATATGGAAACAGAAATTGTTAATgaaacgtaa
- the LOC130669860 gene encoding 14-3-3 protein zeta isoform X1 — protein sequence MSVDKEELVQRAKLAEQAERYDDMAAAMKAVTETGVELSNEERNLLSVAYKNVVGARRSSWRVISSIEQKTEGSERKQQMAKEYREKVEKELREICYDVLGLLDKYLIPKASNAESKVFYLKMKGDYYRYLAEVATGETRNAVVNDSQKAYQDAFEISKEKMQPTHPIRLGLALNFSVFYYEILNSPDKACQLAKQAFDDAIAELDTLNEDSYKDSTLIMQLLRDNLTLWTSDTQGDGDEPQEAGDN from the exons ATGTCTGTGGACAAAGAAGAATTGGTGCAGCGTGCAAAGCTCGCAGAGCAAGCAGAAAGGTACGATGACATGGCAGCAGCAATGAAGGCAGTAACCGAGACGGGGGTTGAATTGTCAAATGAGGAAAGAAACCTACTGTCCGTTGCTTACAAGAATGTCGTTGGTGCGAGACGTAGCTCGTGGAGAGTAATATCCTCAATTGAGCAAAAGACCGAAGGCTCTGAGCGTAAACAGCAGATGGCCAAGGAATACCGGGAAAAGGTTGAAAAAGAATTGCGTGAGATCTGCTACGATGtattg ggTCTTTTAGATAAATACCTGATCCCCAAGGCCAGCAATGCCGAAAGTAAAGTATTTTACCTCAAGATGAAGGGCGACTACTACAGGTATCTCGCGGAAGTAGCAACTGGTGAAACCAGAAACg CCGTCGTAAATGACAGCCAGAAGGCATACCAAGATGCCTTTGAGATCAGCAAGGAGAAGATGCAGCCTACCCACCCAATCAGGCTAGGTCTTGCGCTCAACTTCTCAGTCTTCTATTACGAGATCCTGAACTCGCCAGACAAGGCGTGTCAACTGGCCAAACAG gcGTTCGACGACGCGATTGCGGAATTGGACACACTGAACGAGGACAGTTACAAAGATTCCACACTGATCATGCAGTTATTGCGCGATAACCTCACGCTCTGGACAAGCGACACACAGGGTGATGGAGATGAACCACAGGAGGCTGGCGACAACTAA
- the LOC130669860 gene encoding 14-3-3 protein zeta isoform X2, with protein MSVDKEELVQRAKLAEQAERYDDMAAAMKAVTETGVELSNEERNLLSVAYKNVVGARRSSWRVISSIEQKTEGSERKQQMAKEYREKVEKELREICYDVLGLLDKYLIPKASNAESKVFYLKMKGDYYRYLAEVATGETRNAVVEDSQKAYQEAFDIAKAKMQPTHPIRLGLALNFSVFYYEIINSPARACHLAKQAFDDAIAELDTLNEDSYKDSTLIMQLLRDNLTLWTSDTQGDGDEPQEAGDN; from the exons ATGTCTGTGGACAAAGAAGAATTGGTGCAGCGTGCAAAGCTCGCAGAGCAAGCAGAAAGGTACGATGACATGGCAGCAGCAATGAAGGCAGTAACCGAGACGGGGGTTGAATTGTCAAATGAGGAAAGAAACCTACTGTCCGTTGCTTACAAGAATGTCGTTGGTGCGAGACGTAGCTCGTGGAGAGTAATATCCTCAATTGAGCAAAAGACCGAAGGCTCTGAGCGTAAACAGCAGATGGCCAAGGAATACCGGGAAAAGGTTGAAAAAGAATTGCGTGAGATCTGCTACGATGtattg ggTCTTTTAGATAAATACCTGATCCCCAAGGCCAGCAATGCCGAAAGTAAAGTATTTTACCTCAAGATGAAGGGCGACTACTACAGGTATCTCGCGGAAGTAGCAACTGGTGAAACCAGAAACg CGGTGGTTGAGGATTCACAAAAGGCATATCAAGAAGCGTTTGACATAGCAAAAGCAAAGATGCAGCCTACACATCCCATTAGGCTTGGTCTTGCCCTCAACTTCTCCGTTTTTTATtacgaaattataaattccccaGCCAGGGCTTGCCACTTAGCTAAGCAG gcGTTCGACGACGCGATTGCGGAATTGGACACACTGAACGAGGACAGTTACAAAGATTCCACACTGATCATGCAGTTATTGCGCGATAACCTCACGCTCTGGACAAGCGACACACAGGGTGATGGAGATGAACCACAGGAGGCTGGCGACAACTAA